The proteins below are encoded in one region of Sedimentibacter sp. zth1:
- a CDS encoding ABC transporter ATP-binding protein: MKCKSKKNNTSNFKYYFMEVWNSDRKLILCFIIYTVITSILPFLGIFTPKLLVKEYLGLKRTETFMYILGAFILLSATGYYVSSYLNAIKINKLLKIKQGLCVKIQEKCMKMDFKFTEDRDVLTEYHNADYAVGSSERGFTAVYTKVFNLLGRILAFGGYIAIVLTLSPWVLLYLLANVLVVYKLTVLARKYEYSRLDEKTDNRRKQEYIYKAMSDFAYGKDIRIYKIQKWLVEKFVRFTNKNVIISKEIANKHLKVSLVDAFLLLIREGIIYAYLIYRVIVVKDMSIDNFIMYFTTIAGFAVWMQSIMNDIAFIKEHNMYVSNYLHFMSLGDDSNGKSYEEVPMQGSYEIEFKNVAFKYPNSDRYIYKNLSLKIREGQRLAIVGVNGAGKTTFVKLLCRLYEPTEGEILLNGINIQKFNKEEYYKLFSPVFQDIKMFAFSISENVALTSKEKIDRKKVVESIDRADVLEKVNSLEKGIDTSLLKFLDSEGIELSGGENQKLALARALYKNGGIVVLDEPTAALDAISEYKTYMRFNDFVGDKTAIYVSHRLASTRFCDVIAFFENGEVKEYGTHEELLEKNGRYREMFDIQARYYREDVAKEEA, encoded by the coding sequence ATGAAATGTAAAAGTAAGAAAAATAATACTTCGAATTTTAAGTATTATTTTATGGAAGTGTGGAACAGTGATAGAAAACTAATATTATGTTTTATTATCTATACTGTTATTACCTCAATTTTACCTTTCTTAGGTATATTTACACCTAAGCTTTTGGTAAAAGAGTATTTAGGATTAAAAAGAACAGAAACTTTTATGTATATTCTTGGGGCGTTTATATTATTGTCTGCAACAGGTTATTATGTTTCATCATATCTTAATGCTATTAAAATAAATAAATTATTAAAGATAAAGCAGGGATTATGCGTAAAAATACAAGAAAAGTGCATGAAAATGGATTTTAAATTTACTGAAGATAGAGATGTATTAACTGAATATCACAATGCAGATTATGCTGTTGGAAGTTCAGAGAGAGGATTTACAGCTGTATATACTAAGGTCTTTAATTTGTTGGGACGTATTTTGGCATTTGGTGGATACATTGCTATAGTATTGACTTTAAGTCCTTGGGTATTATTATATTTATTGGCGAATGTACTTGTTGTGTACAAGCTTACAGTTTTGGCTAGGAAGTATGAGTATAGCAGGCTTGATGAAAAAACAGATAATCGTAGAAAACAGGAATATATTTACAAAGCTATGTCTGACTTTGCGTATGGAAAAGATATCAGAATATATAAAATTCAAAAATGGCTTGTAGAAAAATTTGTGCGTTTTACAAATAAAAATGTGATTATAAGTAAAGAAATTGCTAATAAGCATTTGAAAGTATCATTGGTTGATGCATTTTTGTTACTTATTAGAGAGGGAATTATTTATGCATATCTGATTTATAGAGTTATAGTCGTTAAAGATATGTCAATTGATAATTTTATTATGTATTTTACTACTATAGCAGGATTTGCTGTTTGGATGCAAAGTATAATGAATGATATAGCATTTATAAAAGAGCATAATATGTATGTTAGCAATTATTTGCATTTTATGAGTTTAGGTGATGATAGCAATGGTAAATCTTATGAAGAAGTTCCAATGCAGGGATCGTATGAAATTGAATTCAAAAATGTGGCTTTTAAATATCCTAATAGCGACAGGTATATATATAAGAATTTGTCCTTAAAAATAAGAGAAGGTCAAAGACTTGCAATTGTAGGTGTTAATGGAGCAGGAAAGACAACCTTTGTTAAATTGCTATGCAGACTTTATGAGCCAACAGAGGGTGAAATATTACTTAACGGAATAAACATACAAAAATTTAATAAGGAAGAGTATTATAAGTTGTTTTCACCTGTGTTTCAAGACATTAAAATGTTTGCTTTTTCTATAAGCGAGAATGTAGCCTTAACAAGTAAAGAAAAAATTGACAGAAAAAAGGTTGTAGAATCTATTGATAGAGCGGATGTTTTAGAGAAAGTTAATTCTTTAGAAAAAGGTATAGATACAAGTCTATTAAAATTTTTGGACAGTGAAGGTATTGAACTATCAGGGGGAGAAAATCAAAAGCTTGCTCTTGCAAGAGCCCTATACAAGAATGGTGGAATTGTTGTATTAGATGAACCAACTGCAGCATTAGATGCAATTTCTGAGTATAAGACTTATATGAGATTCAATGATTTTGTTGGAGATAAAACAGCTATATATGTATCTCATAGACTTGCAAGTACTAGATTTTGCGATGTAATTGCGTTCTTTGAAAATGGTGAGGTTAAAGAATATGGTACTCACGAGGAACTATTAGAAAAGAATGGACGTTATAGAGAAATGTTTGATATACAAGCACGATATTATAGAGAAGATGTTGCAAAGGAGGAAGCATAA
- a CDS encoding radical SAM/SPASM domain-containing protein, which yields MKISNYNLKVNFDNHIIIFNKLSKKYVIYSSDKEELVTNIITNISSSNFEIENANILLKLGKAGIIIGDKEDETNKLSYLINKTKYQDRKLLLVISPTMDCNFRCPYCIEEHKNTYMSEETEDNIIKFVEKMSKLIGCVQVSWFGGEPTIALKTINKINRKLKEICNANGCEYTITITTNGFLLSDNVLDELNKYNIKRLQITVDGDEEHHDKKRILANGSGTYKTILSNIINALDKNINIVLRINIDEDNKDSVYALLDAIPYEKRKKVMVHISNLFQTVEPIKLFEMYKMAIDKGYIFKYFHKQLQFCEAGFINSFTIQPNGEIGPCQIGYDSNIKFGEITKNGNINVTNKSDYYNFRQSSPLDDDECLECDDLPLCLGGCPVSRFKGNKKCAKKDKLGITISELLKLEIYSNMKNNLIDKECIL from the coding sequence ATGAAAATATCTAATTATAATTTAAAAGTAAACTTTGATAATCATATTATAATTTTTAACAAGTTATCGAAAAAATATGTTATATATTCAAGTGATAAGGAAGAGCTAGTAACTAATATTATAACTAATATTAGTAGCAGTAACTTTGAAATTGAAAATGCAAATATTTTATTAAAGTTAGGAAAAGCTGGAATAATTATTGGTGATAAGGAAGATGAAACTAATAAGTTATCATACTTAATTAATAAAACTAAATATCAGGATCGAAAGTTGTTATTAGTTATTTCTCCAACTATGGATTGTAATTTTAGATGTCCATATTGTATAGAAGAACATAAAAATACATATATGAGTGAAGAAACTGAAGATAACATAATTAAATTCGTAGAAAAGATGAGTAAACTAATTGGTTGTGTACAAGTTTCATGGTTTGGTGGAGAGCCAACAATTGCTTTAAAAACAATTAATAAAATAAATAGAAAATTAAAAGAAATTTGTAATGCTAATGGCTGTGAATATACAATTACAATAACAACAAATGGATTTCTATTGTCCGATAATGTTTTAGATGAATTAAATAAATATAACATAAAAAGATTGCAAATTACCGTTGATGGTGATGAAGAGCACCACGATAAAAAAAGAATATTAGCAAATGGTTCTGGTACATACAAAACTATTTTAAGCAATATAATAAATGCACTAGATAAAAATATCAATATTGTATTGCGAATAAATATTGATGAGGACAATAAGGATTCTGTTTATGCATTACTGGATGCTATTCCATATGAAAAAAGAAAAAAAGTTATGGTTCATATATCTAACTTGTTTCAAACAGTAGAACCAATAAAGCTATTTGAAATGTATAAAATGGCAATAGATAAAGGTTACATATTTAAATATTTTCATAAACAATTACAATTTTGTGAAGCTGGTTTTATAAATTCGTTTACAATTCAGCCAAATGGTGAAATAGGACCGTGTCAGATTGGATATGATTCAAATATAAAGTTCGGTGAAATTACAAAAAATGGAAACATTAATGTAACCAATAAAAGTGATTACTATAATTTTCGACAATCAAGTCCTCTAGATGATGATGAATGTTTAGAATGTGATGATTTACCATTATGCTTGGGAGGATGTCCGGTATCCAGATTTAAGGGAAATAAGAAATGTGCTAAAAAAGATAAATTAGGTATAACAATTAGTGAGTTGCTTAAATTAGAAATATATTCAAATATGAAAAATAATTTAATTGATAAAGAGTGTATATTATAA
- a CDS encoding MFS transporter, with translation MKIVLLKDKDFLLLMLGKLVSLIGSDMQSFALSLYVLKITGSATKFASVLSITIIPKLILGPIAGVFTDWLDRKKIIVCFDFLNGVIIGIYAILFNFTGELTMTSIYFLVFILSLTSVVFQPAISTVIPSIVKKDHLIDANGINSIVMSIGSLVAPMIAGILMGMNGMLIIFWVNSISFMLSATSEVFIRIPNYNKMPNKISFKAFKRDFVEGIRYIKNTKIIVVFISIVIIVNFAFNPLFNIGIVFICKEVLKISDFQYGVMQTVLVVSMFIAPILCGYISKKISIGKIVFYNIFFICILSLFIAIISTESFRSMFCSNMVPFILILSICFVVGVILGIINISVGVVVQKNVSLDKLGRVNTVMTTGTMSIIPMGMMFFGFLYDTIPVWLCVTISAIIMFAGIITFKNTLFETEKEYVK, from the coding sequence ATGAAAATTGTTTTATTAAAGGATAAAGATTTTCTGCTTTTAATGTTAGGAAAATTAGTTTCATTAATAGGAAGTGATATGCAAAGTTTTGCTTTGTCTCTATATGTACTCAAAATCACAGGTTCGGCAACTAAATTTGCTTCCGTCCTATCAATTACAATTATTCCTAAGCTAATATTAGGTCCAATAGCGGGAGTGTTTACAGATTGGCTAGATCGTAAGAAGATTATTGTATGCTTTGATTTTTTAAATGGAGTAATTATAGGTATATATGCGATATTATTTAATTTCACTGGAGAATTAACTATGACTAGTATATATTTTTTAGTATTTATATTATCGTTAACATCTGTAGTATTTCAACCTGCGATATCAACTGTTATTCCTAGTATAGTTAAAAAGGATCACTTGATAGATGCAAATGGTATTAATTCTATTGTAATGAGTATTGGATCTTTAGTTGCTCCAATGATAGCGGGAATTCTAATGGGTATGAATGGCATGTTAATTATTTTTTGGGTAAATTCAATTAGTTTTATGTTATCAGCAACAAGTGAAGTATTTATTCGCATTCCTAATTATAATAAAATGCCTAATAAAATAAGCTTTAAGGCTTTTAAAAGAGATTTTGTAGAGGGAATACGGTATATTAAAAATACTAAAATAATTGTGGTATTTATTTCAATTGTAATAATTGTTAATTTTGCATTTAATCCTTTGTTTAATATAGGAATAGTGTTTATATGCAAAGAGGTTCTAAAAATAAGTGACTTTCAATATGGAGTTATGCAGACAGTTCTTGTTGTTTCTATGTTTATAGCTCCAATATTGTGTGGCTATATTTCTAAGAAGATTTCTATTGGGAAAATAGTGTTCTATAATATATTTTTTATTTGCATTTTAAGTTTATTTATAGCCATTATTTCTACAGAAAGTTTTAGAAGTATGTTTTGTAGTAATATGGTTCCTTTTATATTGATTTTGTCAATATGCTTTGTAGTAGGTGTTATTCTTGGAATCATAAATATATCAGTAGGAGTGGTAGTACAGAAAAATGTTTCTTTAGATAAGCTTGGAAGAGTTAATACTGTTATGACTACGGGTACTATGAGTATAATTCCTATGGGTATGATGTTTTTTGGTTTTTTATATGATACTATACCGGTGTGGTTGTGTGTAACAATCTCAGCTATAATAATGTTTGCTGGTATAATAACGTTTAAAAATACATTATTTGAAACTGAAAAAGAGTATGTTAAATAA